One stretch of Euphorbia lathyris chromosome 7, ddEupLath1.1, whole genome shotgun sequence DNA includes these proteins:
- the LOC136200642 gene encoding CST complex subunit CTC1 isoform X6 translates to MEDDAIKLLTISELLRLGRPHTATSSINSAAPSFSVLSSSSNSESRPHKNSSSAPTSTDSSPNHNVLLPLSHPAILTGTLTLPPETLKCPNGNCFQFSDGSSTICCDILGFSVNVIGKKIQVLAWNFIPLKHSAGGVLEIIKWKFSVSSTSSFTRCSSMDSIPLASCSSSPLDNKDKEKARYRVHGPIDSISPVSLVPCSFGATKSCNLRGFIVRIMACECKLCNSKDSIAVLHNLGPGRMPHSFTKPLFIYFHGSFSSWHPVISKIVGNVITLLGLKRKLIFIGKEQSHLMFVTTGSSVLHLPRLAKKLSLSCRNVMAGKGELGAYTGTISGVYMQGMVFELDKRVWLLLTDHLLAAPHSLRVGAVVSLRNVHFVNPKFTWTQMLILGSCFQTCITVESFSPLETGLHVVSRSPSQLGKFIESLTFSARLWALLVISCFRKKFASSLSEKEILGSKHLSANLMWMFASCNQREGLAQVFTRSHLHLSVIQARHAILTEFCKHDSCSCGGEPLCSYLKLVAPISTILHFLEARWRREMLQHNHCYTKCHKTQSSLPSCEGRSHSQSLKRIFRSDDIGFSLLGSLKTSSSSGRLQLVDATGSIDVIVPDLPSTWKSNSIYEVLNYSLIVEGTPEIVGHQGLPGYETLSCRNIFHCLPWAGQANLTIYMCFQLSHANSGNLPFYPCVSRTYDFMELQDNKFHLICISHKFPMLQKFQGVPVISDRSTVFAEAIILPWDLFLAGKDGNMLRHRDSGNQFNEQSTEYPSRIYEEHLPSKKRKVDKVSCPTLVSDLMNGCNYSCSEAVACSSSCEGYAEGKCENLSSLEIPCLATIRTANGHSLLGSGKLCLTNYKLNIGNYDKSSAQKVLLEFNSENLFKYQLLQIGSYYIIMHSQGESFCSIKDYNIATGAKVFISSGMHMWNLSFSSEEEATYNGSTHDSSQDDSFLSCRENPIKDKVEVHLRSMGSSPKSSSDVCLHLSANAMVYLELKLNEIKETLLEAPMTPEQSYNDFHEVCLATSMSGFSSGSLDFSNLFPEGNLTSVQGSVVAIHSFDGHISNGHLSCEKFGDVPQMRFFQENKSCSCIHVLINNQMASVFGSLSNHAYLVGFGANVNATFHRVLELR, encoded by the exons ATGGAAGATGACGCCATTAAGTTACTCACAATCTCTGAGCTACTTCGCCTTGGACGACCTCACACGGCTACATCGTCTATCAACTCCGCCGCTCCCAGCTTTTCTGTCCTTTCTTCATCTTCCAATTCAGAATCAAGGCCCCATAAAAATTCTTCATCTGCTCCTACCTCTACCGACTCAAGCCCTAACCATAACGTCCTCCTTCCTTTGAGCCATCCGGCGATTCTCACCGGAACCTTAACTCTCCCACCTGAAACCCTAAAATGCCCAAATGGAAATTGTTTTCAGTTCTCCGATGGTTCATCCACCATTTGCTGCGATATTCTCGGTTTCTCTGTCAATGTTATTGGCAAGAAGATTCAGGTCCTTGCTTGGAATTTTATTCCTCTAAAACATTCTGCCGGAGGAGTTTTGGAGATTATCAAATGGAAGTTTTCAGTTTCGAGTACTAGTTCATTCACTCGATGTTCAAGTATGGATTCTATTCCTCTAGCTTCGTGTTCTTCTTCTCCTCTCGATAACAAAGATAAAGAAAAAGCACGTTACCGCGTTCACGGTCCGATCGATTCAATAAGCCCTGTTTCACTTGTTCCTTGTTCATTCGGTGCGACCAAATCTTGCAATCTCCGGGGGTTTATTGTACGAATTATGGCTTGTGAGTGTAAATTATGTAATTCTAAGGATTCCATTGCAGTTTTGCATAATTTAGGTCCAGGACGGATGCCTCATTCATTTACAAAGCCGTTGTTTATATATTTCCATGGTTCTTTTTCGAGCTGGCATCCTGTGATTTCCAAGATTGTAGGGAACGTTATCACACTGTTGGGGCTGAAAAGGAAGTTGATTTTTATAGGAAAAGAGCAGTCTCATTTGATGTTTGTAACCACGGGAAGTTCTGTTTTACATTTGCCGAGGTTAGCGAAGAAATTGTCACTATCTTGTAGAAATGTTATGGCGGGTAAAGGGGAATTGGGTGCTTATACTGGTACTATCAGCGGCGTTTACATGCAAGGAATGGTTTTTGAGCTGGACAAACGAGTATGGCTCTTACTAACGGATCACCTACTTGCAGCTCCACACAGTCTTAGGGTGGGCGCTGTT GTTTCTTTGAGGAATGTACATTTTGtaaatccaaaattcacttGGACACAGATGCTAATACTTGGGTCTTGCTTCCAGACATGCATTACTGTAGAGTCGTTTTCTCCATTGGAAACTGG GCTTCATGTAGTATCAAGATCGCCAAGTCAGTTGGGGAAGTTTATTGAGTCTTTGACTTTTTCTGCAAGACTATG GGCATTACTTGTTATTTCATGTTTCCGGAAGAAGTTTGCCTCTTCTTTGTCTGAGAAAGAGATATTGGGATCAAAACAT TTGTCTGCTAACTTGATGTGGATGTTTGCAAGTTGTAACCAGAGAGAAGGACTGGCTCAAGTGTTTACTAGATCACATTTACACTTATCAGTTATTCAAGCTCGG CATGCAATACTTACAGAATTTTGCAAGCACGATTCATGTAGCTGTGGTGGGGAACCACTCTGTAGTTACCTTAAATTG GTGGCACCTATCTCTACCATTCTCCATTTTTTGGAGGCTAGGTGGAGGAGAGAAATGTTGCAGCACAACCATTGTTATACAAAATGTCACAAAACTCAATCCAGTCTTCCATCATGTGAAGGAAGATCTCATAGTCAGTCATTGAAGAGAATTTTTCGGAGTGATGATATAGGTTTTTCTCTGCTTGGAAGTCTAAAG ACTTCTTCATCTTCAGGAAGGTTGCAGTTAGTTGATGCAACAGGTAGCATTGATGTCATCGTACCTGATCTTCCATCTACTTGGAAATCCAATAGCATCTATGAG GTTCTTAATTATAGTCTAATTGTGGAAGGAACACCTGAGATTGTGGGTCATCAAGGATTGCCTGGCTATGAAACACTGTCATGTAGGAATATATTTCATTGTCTCCCATGGGCAGGACAGGCAAATTTGACGATATATATGTGTTTTCAACTAAGCCATGCAAACTCCGGAAATCTGCCCTTTTACCCTTGTGTTTCCAGGACTTATGACTTTATGGAACTTCAAGATAATAAATTTCATCTAATTTGCATATCGCACAAATTCCCTATGCTACAGAAG TTTCAAGGTGTACCAGTAATATCGGACAGGTCTACTGTGTTCGCCGAGGCCATTATCTTGCCCTGGGATCTTTTTCTTGCTGGGAAAGATGGAAATATGCTTCGACATAGGGATTCAGGGAACCAGTTCAATGAACAATCAACAGAATACCCCAGCAGAATTTACGAGGAACATCTGCCCAGTAAGAAGCGTAAAGTTGATAAGGTGTCATGTCCGACACTTGTTTCAGATTTGATGAATGGTTGCAACTACAGTTGCAGTGAAGCTGTTGCCTGCTCCAGTTCTTGTGAGGGATATGCTGAGGGCAAATGTGAGAACTTGAGCTCTCTTGAAATTCCATGTTTGGCCACTATTAGAACTGCTAATGGTCACAGCTTGCTTGGGTCAGGAAAActttgtctcactaattacaagCTAAACATTGGTAATTATGATAAATCAAGTGCTCAGAAGGTGTTGTTAGAATTCAACTCTGAAAACCTTTTCAAGTATCAG TTGTTGCAGATTGGCAGTTATTACATCATAATGCACAGTCAGGGAGAATCATTTTGTAGCATTAAGGATTATAATATTGCTACTGGTGCTAAAGTTTTTATCTCATCTGGAATGCATATGTGGAACCTTTCCTTCTCTTCTGAAGAGGAAGCCACATATAATGGATCAACACATGATTCTTCTCAGGATGACTCTTTTCTCAGCTGTAGAGAGAATCCGATAAAAGATAAAGTTGAAGTTCACCTGAGGTCCATGGGAAGTTCTCCAAAATCTAGTTCAGATGTGTGTCTTCATCTCTCTGCCAATGCTATGGTTTATTTGGAACTAAAGCTTAATGAAATCAAAGAAACTCTTTTGGAGGCACCTATGACACCAGAACAGAGTTATAACGATTTCCATGAAGTTTGTCTGGCAACATCTATGTCTGGTTTCTCTTCAGGATCACTTGATTTTTCTAACCTTTTTCCTGAGGGAAATTTAACGTCTGTTCAAGGAAGTGTGGTTGCAATTCACAGTTTTGATGGACATATTTCCAATGGTCATTTAAGCTGTGAAAAATTTGGTGACGTTCCTCAGATGAGATTCTTTCAGGAGAACAAGAGTTGTTCTTGTATCCATGTTCTGATAAATAATCAAATG GCGAGCGTTTTTGGTTCTCTAAGTAACCATGCATATCTTGTTGGATTTGGGGCCAATGTGAACGCAACGTTTCATCGAGTTCTTGAATTGAG ATGA
- the LOC136200642 gene encoding CST complex subunit CTC1 isoform X5 — translation MEDDAIKLLTISELLRLGRPHTATSSINSAAPSFSVLSSSSNSESRPHKNSSSAPTSTDSSPNHNVLLPLSHPAILTGTLTLPPETLKCPNGNCFQFSDGSSTICCDILGFSVNVIGKKIQVLAWNFIPLKHSAGGVLEIIKWKFSVSSTSSFTRCSSMDSIPLASCSSSPLDNKDKEKARYRVHGPIDSISPVSLVPCSFGATKSCNLRGFIVRIMACECKLCNSKDSIAVLHNLGPGRMPHSFTKPLFIYFHGSFSSWHPVISKIVGNVITLLGLKRKLIFIGKEQSHLMFVTTGSSVLHLPRLAKKLSLSCRNVMAGKGELGAYTGTISGVYMQGMVFELDKRVWLLLTDHLLAAPHSLRVGAVVSLRNVHFVNPKFTWTQMLILGSCFQTCITVESFSPLETGLHVVSRSPSQLGKFIESLTFSARLWALLVISCFRKKFASSLSEKEILGSKHLSANLMWMFASCNQREGLAQVFTRSHLHLSVIQARHAILTEFCKHDSCSCGGEPLCSYLKLVAPISTILHFLEARWRREMLQHNHCYTKCHKTQSSLPSCEGRSHSQSLKRIFRSDDIGFSLLGSLKTSSSSGRLQLVDATGSIDVIVPDLPSTWKSNSIYEVLNYSLIVEGTPEIVGHQGLPGYETLSCRNIFHCLPWAGQANLTIYMCFQLSHANSGNLPFYPCVSRTYDFMELQDNKFHLICISHKFPMLQKFQGVPVISDRSTVFAEAIILPWDLFLAGKDGNMLRHRDSGNQFNEQSTEYPSRIYEEHLPSKKRKVDKVSCPTLVSDLMNGCNYSCSEAVACSSSCEGYAEGKCENLSSLEIPCLATIRTANGHSLLGSGKLCLTNYKLNIGNYDKSSAQKVLLEFNSENLFKYQLLQIGSYYIIMHSQGESFCSIKDYNIATGAKVFISSGMHMWNLSFSSEEEATYNGSTHDSSQDDSFLSCRENPIKDKVEVHLRSMGSSPKSSSDVCLHLSANAMVYLELKLNEIKETLLEAPMTPEQSYNDFHEVCLATSMSGFSSGSLDFSNLFPEGNLTSVQGSVVAIHSFDGHISNGHLSCEKFGDVPQMRFFQENKSCSCIHVLINNQMASVFGSLSNHAYLVGFGANVNATFHRVLELRNCS, via the exons ATGGAAGATGACGCCATTAAGTTACTCACAATCTCTGAGCTACTTCGCCTTGGACGACCTCACACGGCTACATCGTCTATCAACTCCGCCGCTCCCAGCTTTTCTGTCCTTTCTTCATCTTCCAATTCAGAATCAAGGCCCCATAAAAATTCTTCATCTGCTCCTACCTCTACCGACTCAAGCCCTAACCATAACGTCCTCCTTCCTTTGAGCCATCCGGCGATTCTCACCGGAACCTTAACTCTCCCACCTGAAACCCTAAAATGCCCAAATGGAAATTGTTTTCAGTTCTCCGATGGTTCATCCACCATTTGCTGCGATATTCTCGGTTTCTCTGTCAATGTTATTGGCAAGAAGATTCAGGTCCTTGCTTGGAATTTTATTCCTCTAAAACATTCTGCCGGAGGAGTTTTGGAGATTATCAAATGGAAGTTTTCAGTTTCGAGTACTAGTTCATTCACTCGATGTTCAAGTATGGATTCTATTCCTCTAGCTTCGTGTTCTTCTTCTCCTCTCGATAACAAAGATAAAGAAAAAGCACGTTACCGCGTTCACGGTCCGATCGATTCAATAAGCCCTGTTTCACTTGTTCCTTGTTCATTCGGTGCGACCAAATCTTGCAATCTCCGGGGGTTTATTGTACGAATTATGGCTTGTGAGTGTAAATTATGTAATTCTAAGGATTCCATTGCAGTTTTGCATAATTTAGGTCCAGGACGGATGCCTCATTCATTTACAAAGCCGTTGTTTATATATTTCCATGGTTCTTTTTCGAGCTGGCATCCTGTGATTTCCAAGATTGTAGGGAACGTTATCACACTGTTGGGGCTGAAAAGGAAGTTGATTTTTATAGGAAAAGAGCAGTCTCATTTGATGTTTGTAACCACGGGAAGTTCTGTTTTACATTTGCCGAGGTTAGCGAAGAAATTGTCACTATCTTGTAGAAATGTTATGGCGGGTAAAGGGGAATTGGGTGCTTATACTGGTACTATCAGCGGCGTTTACATGCAAGGAATGGTTTTTGAGCTGGACAAACGAGTATGGCTCTTACTAACGGATCACCTACTTGCAGCTCCACACAGTCTTAGGGTGGGCGCTGTT GTTTCTTTGAGGAATGTACATTTTGtaaatccaaaattcacttGGACACAGATGCTAATACTTGGGTCTTGCTTCCAGACATGCATTACTGTAGAGTCGTTTTCTCCATTGGAAACTGG GCTTCATGTAGTATCAAGATCGCCAAGTCAGTTGGGGAAGTTTATTGAGTCTTTGACTTTTTCTGCAAGACTATG GGCATTACTTGTTATTTCATGTTTCCGGAAGAAGTTTGCCTCTTCTTTGTCTGAGAAAGAGATATTGGGATCAAAACAT TTGTCTGCTAACTTGATGTGGATGTTTGCAAGTTGTAACCAGAGAGAAGGACTGGCTCAAGTGTTTACTAGATCACATTTACACTTATCAGTTATTCAAGCTCGG CATGCAATACTTACAGAATTTTGCAAGCACGATTCATGTAGCTGTGGTGGGGAACCACTCTGTAGTTACCTTAAATTG GTGGCACCTATCTCTACCATTCTCCATTTTTTGGAGGCTAGGTGGAGGAGAGAAATGTTGCAGCACAACCATTGTTATACAAAATGTCACAAAACTCAATCCAGTCTTCCATCATGTGAAGGAAGATCTCATAGTCAGTCATTGAAGAGAATTTTTCGGAGTGATGATATAGGTTTTTCTCTGCTTGGAAGTCTAAAG ACTTCTTCATCTTCAGGAAGGTTGCAGTTAGTTGATGCAACAGGTAGCATTGATGTCATCGTACCTGATCTTCCATCTACTTGGAAATCCAATAGCATCTATGAG GTTCTTAATTATAGTCTAATTGTGGAAGGAACACCTGAGATTGTGGGTCATCAAGGATTGCCTGGCTATGAAACACTGTCATGTAGGAATATATTTCATTGTCTCCCATGGGCAGGACAGGCAAATTTGACGATATATATGTGTTTTCAACTAAGCCATGCAAACTCCGGAAATCTGCCCTTTTACCCTTGTGTTTCCAGGACTTATGACTTTATGGAACTTCAAGATAATAAATTTCATCTAATTTGCATATCGCACAAATTCCCTATGCTACAGAAG TTTCAAGGTGTACCAGTAATATCGGACAGGTCTACTGTGTTCGCCGAGGCCATTATCTTGCCCTGGGATCTTTTTCTTGCTGGGAAAGATGGAAATATGCTTCGACATAGGGATTCAGGGAACCAGTTCAATGAACAATCAACAGAATACCCCAGCAGAATTTACGAGGAACATCTGCCCAGTAAGAAGCGTAAAGTTGATAAGGTGTCATGTCCGACACTTGTTTCAGATTTGATGAATGGTTGCAACTACAGTTGCAGTGAAGCTGTTGCCTGCTCCAGTTCTTGTGAGGGATATGCTGAGGGCAAATGTGAGAACTTGAGCTCTCTTGAAATTCCATGTTTGGCCACTATTAGAACTGCTAATGGTCACAGCTTGCTTGGGTCAGGAAAActttgtctcactaattacaagCTAAACATTGGTAATTATGATAAATCAAGTGCTCAGAAGGTGTTGTTAGAATTCAACTCTGAAAACCTTTTCAAGTATCAG TTGTTGCAGATTGGCAGTTATTACATCATAATGCACAGTCAGGGAGAATCATTTTGTAGCATTAAGGATTATAATATTGCTACTGGTGCTAAAGTTTTTATCTCATCTGGAATGCATATGTGGAACCTTTCCTTCTCTTCTGAAGAGGAAGCCACATATAATGGATCAACACATGATTCTTCTCAGGATGACTCTTTTCTCAGCTGTAGAGAGAATCCGATAAAAGATAAAGTTGAAGTTCACCTGAGGTCCATGGGAAGTTCTCCAAAATCTAGTTCAGATGTGTGTCTTCATCTCTCTGCCAATGCTATGGTTTATTTGGAACTAAAGCTTAATGAAATCAAAGAAACTCTTTTGGAGGCACCTATGACACCAGAACAGAGTTATAACGATTTCCATGAAGTTTGTCTGGCAACATCTATGTCTGGTTTCTCTTCAGGATCACTTGATTTTTCTAACCTTTTTCCTGAGGGAAATTTAACGTCTGTTCAAGGAAGTGTGGTTGCAATTCACAGTTTTGATGGACATATTTCCAATGGTCATTTAAGCTGTGAAAAATTTGGTGACGTTCCTCAGATGAGATTCTTTCAGGAGAACAAGAGTTGTTCTTGTATCCATGTTCTGATAAATAATCAAATG GCGAGCGTTTTTGGTTCTCTAAGTAACCATGCATATCTTGTTGGATTTGGGGCCAATGTGAACGCAACGTTTCATCGAGTTCTTGAATTGAG AAACTGCTCCTGA